The nucleotide sequence TAAGAGAACTTAAATTCAGAAGAATCTTTTTTGGATATTCTTATACGATCCTGAAAGAAGCCGATCAAACCGTATAGATCATAAAATTCTAATAGACACTTCGGATGATTTAATATGGCGAGATCCCAAGATCTATCCAGGGAATCCTTTTTTAGCAAAATTAAAGATTGAACAAAACTGGAGTCTACCTTTTCCAAAGAAGAAGTATCGATCTCGATCCGGATCGGATTTTTATCCAAAAGAGATTGTATTTTGGATTTCCAATCTAATACAAAATAAATAGAAGCCTCTCCTGAAAGTTCCAGATGAAAGATCGGTCTGGAGTTTTTTTGGCCGAGTTCTGATACTTTTATTTCCAAAGACATAACATTTTCCCGTGATTATACGAGTAAAACCTGTATGGTTTTTAAAAGTTCTTCGGGAGAAAAAGGTTTAGTAAGCCAAGCTTTTGCACCGGCTTTTAAACCTTCATTTTTCAGCTCATCTTGTGATTCGGTGGTCAGCATGATGATCGGAACAAATTTATGGTTCGAGTCTTCCTTGATCGCCTTTACAAACGATATACCGTTCATATTAGGCATATTCATATCGCTAACTACGAGATCCACTTTGCCTTCTTTCAACTTTTCAAGACCTTGTAATCCGTCTTCCGCTTCAATAACGGAAAAGGAAGCCTGAGAAAGATGGAGGGTAAGTATCTTTCGGAATACGGCCGAATCATCAACGATTAAGATTTTTTTCATATTCTCCTTCTTATCATTTTCATTGAATGGGTAATAATAGTTCACTCATTACACATAACCTTACCTGTTCTCCGGTGTGGTCTTTTGCGTTATGAATAAAAAATAGACCGTTATGTTTTCTGAGGATTTGATCTACCGCAGTTAGCCCCAGACCTAGACCGAACCTTTCCAAATGGGAAACACTTTCTACGGGAGGATGAATTCGGAAGAACGGTTGTAAAACCAGGTTCTCATATTTTTCGTCCACACCTCCGTAAGGTTTTTCATCCACTATATTCTTTACAACGACGCAGAAATATCCTTGATTGATGCTCGTAAACACCTCTAAAGAAGTTTTTGGAGCACAATACTTATAAGCGTTTAAGATCACTTCCTCTAAGGCTAATAGGAATAGATCGATCTCTATTTCCAACTCGACTTCCTTTTTTAAAATGGGTAGAGCAAGTCTGAGTCCTTTTTTTTCCAAATAAGGTTGGATGAACTCGCCGGAATGTTTTATTCTATCCACTAGTTCGGATGCCTTGATCTTTTTCTTATCAAGATTCCGATTGATAATTTCTAATAACTGAGTGAGTCCTTTTAATAAATTTTTGGTGATTTCCTGATTTTCCATCACCATATTCATCATATTTTTATTAATTAGATAATTTTCACCTTCCTCTTTCATTTCGGTCTTGATCATATCCAATAAACTAATAATCGCTCCGATCCCGGAACCTTGGGATAGGGATGTCTGCAAGGAATGAATGGAGGATTTTTCCCAGGATTCGTCTCCGGCTTTTCTTCTAGTTTCCTTATAAGTCAACCATTCCAACTGGTTCCTAAGTTTCAGACTTTCCGCTTCTATGATCGCGGCTTCGCTAGCCTTCAGAAAACGATAGTCTACTGCCTTATTTAAAGCCTTATGAAATTGATCTGGAAGGATAGGTTTGATTATATAATCGAATACTCCGAGTTTCATCACTTCGATCACCGTATCCGTTGAATCGAGTGCTGTTTGTACCAGTACAGTGGCATCGGGTTGGAATTCCTTTAGTCTTTGGATGAAAGTGGGCCCATCCATCACAGGCATCATAAGGTCCACTATATAAAAAGAATATTTATTGGCCTTGGCCATCTCCAAGGCCTCTTCTCCGTTGGTAGCGGAGTGATACTGGATCCCGAACTCATCGCAAAGAGCTTCAAGCATGAGAGTATTCTCTAACTTGTCCTCAACTAGAAGTATAGGATCTCGTACTACACTCTTTCTCTCCTGCTTACTTTTAATTACGGAACTTGTTGCGTTAGTCATTGATCTGCTCCGCCAATTCTTCTAATACTAATTTTAATTCATCCAAGGAAATCGGTTGGGAGAGAACGAAGTCGTAATTCTCCTTGGAAAATTTTTTTTCAAAATCCTGCATTTCTTCGGGGAGAATAAAAACTGTTTTCCAAATTTCCGATATTCTATCCTTTACGGAAGAATTAGAATCTTGGAATAAAACGATTTTTTTGTCCTTTCTAAGTTCCCGGAGTAACGGTTGGTTTTGTTTCTTAAAAAAATGAGTGAGTAGTTCTGCGTTCTTCTGATTGGATAATTCCAATTGGATAAAGCAGAAATTTTTTAATTTATCAGGATAGGCTCCCGCAAAATTTTTTCTCGGCTTAGATTCTTTAGCAGTTTGTTCCAGCCTGGGAAGGTTTAGATAAAAAGTGGTCCCGGTCCCATGCTGGCTTTTTACCCGAATACTTCCCCCGTGCGCCTCTACTAATTTTTGAACGATAGAAAGGCCAAGCCCTGTTCCTTCCGTCTCCCTGGATCCGGAATTTCGAACCTGGTAGAACGTATCGAAAATTTTTTTCTGTTCCGATTCCGGAATTCCGATCCCCGTATCCGTAATCTCCACTACCCAATCTTTTCCTTCCGTATGTGTAGAAAGATAGATTGAACCTTGCTCAGCGGTAAATTTGACAGCGTTCCCAACTAGGTTCAAAAATATCTGACGGATCCGCTTGGGATCTCCCCAGATCATAAAAGAAATATCTTCCGGATCATTCCAGACTAGGTGGATATGCTTTCTTAGAAGTTCCGGCTCTAAAAATTCTACGACTTGTTCCAATTCCTTTCTAAAATCCAATTCTGAAAAATAGAATGAGGACTTTCCTGCATTCAGTTTTGAAAGTTCAAGAATATCATTAATTAAACCTAATAAATGTAATCCTGATTTATGGATGAGATCCAAGTATCTTTTATCGTTGGAATTTTCGTCCTGTATCTTGATCAGCTTAGAAAGCCCGATGATCGCGTTCAAAGGAGTACGGAGTTCGTGGCTCATGTTCGCAAGAAAATCGCTTTTAGCCGTGCTTGCCGCTTCCGCCTTTTCCTTTTGGACGGAAAGTTCTTTGGTTCTTTTGATAACAGTTTCTTCTAAATTTTCCTTATGGAGCTTCAATTCCTCTAATATGGATTTTCTTTCTAAATAAAATCCGATCAGATCTGCGAAAGTGCGAAATGTAAATTGTTCTTCCGGACCGGATTCATGTTGG is from Leptospira sp. WS58.C1 and encodes:
- a CDS encoding STAS domain-containing protein, which encodes MSLEIKVSELGQKNSRPIFHLELSGEASIYFVLDWKSKIQSLLDKNPIRIEIDTSSLEKVDSSFVQSLILLKKDSLDRSWDLAILNHPKCLLEFYDLYGLIGFFQDRIRISKKDSSEFKFSYGLEKV
- a CDS encoding response regulator, with the protein product MKKILIVDDSAVFRKILTLHLSQASFSVIEAEDGLQGLEKLKEGKVDLVVSDMNMPNMNGISFVKAIKEDSNHKFVPIIMLTTESQDELKNEGLKAGAKAWLTKPFSPEELLKTIQVLLV
- a CDS encoding response regulator, with amino-acid sequence MTNATSSVIKSKQERKSVVRDPILLVEDKLENTLMLEALCDEFGIQYHSATNGEEALEMAKANKYSFYIVDLMMPVMDGPTFIQRLKEFQPDATVLVQTALDSTDTVIEVMKLGVFDYIIKPILPDQFHKALNKAVDYRFLKASEAAIIEAESLKLRNQLEWLTYKETRRKAGDESWEKSSIHSLQTSLSQGSGIGAIISLLDMIKTEMKEEGENYLINKNMMNMVMENQEITKNLLKGLTQLLEIINRNLDKKKIKASELVDRIKHSGEFIQPYLEKKGLRLALPILKKEVELEIEIDLFLLALEEVILNAYKYCAPKTSLEVFTSINQGYFCVVVKNIVDEKPYGGVDEKYENLVLQPFFRIHPPVESVSHLERFGLGLGLTAVDQILRKHNGLFFIHNAKDHTGEQVRLCVMSELLLPIQ
- a CDS encoding PAS domain-containing sensor histidine kinase, encoding MVGEELQFDIETELFQIIVSQTSDAILVTDAVLNENGPSIVFANPAFCELTGYNPEELIGRSPKILFGKETDKRILQNLKDCLLRGDSYSSSTINYKKDGTKYYSEWKVSPVKDQNGNITNLLSIQRDSSEKIIREEFAAKRLRSEMGLTAASQILLNTTHESFTIERAIEHFLVLVEAERIYLYKKTANPDVLALQAEIKSPYSSATLAETHPEISLSTKFAGWKQYLLKNDIVEFRTSDLSGSEMAFCQGRRTDTIFLFPIRMSGDWFGFLGMEFFQHESGPEEQFTFRTFADLIGFYLERKSILEELKLHKENLEETVIKRTKELSVQKEKAEAASTAKSDFLANMSHELRTPLNAIIGLSKLIKIQDENSNDKRYLDLIHKSGLHLLGLINDILELSKLNAGKSSFYFSELDFRKELEQVVEFLEPELLRKHIHLVWNDPEDISFMIWGDPKRIRQIFLNLVGNAVKFTAEQGSIYLSTHTEGKDWVVEITDTGIGIPESEQKKIFDTFYQVRNSGSRETEGTGLGLSIVQKLVEAHGGSIRVKSQHGTGTTFYLNLPRLEQTAKESKPRKNFAGAYPDKLKNFCFIQLELSNQKNAELLTHFFKKQNQPLLRELRKDKKIVLFQDSNSSVKDRISEIWKTVFILPEEMQDFEKKFSKENYDFVLSQPISLDELKLVLEELAEQIND